The region cagcacttgggaggcagaggcaggtggatttctgagttcaaggccagcctggtctacagagtgagttccaggacagccagagctacacagagaaaccctgtctcgaaaaaaacaaaaacaaaaaacaaaaacaaacaaacaaaaaaaccccacaaagtcCTAATCTTAGGAAGCTACTAAATTATTGTAAACTGTTAaggataattaagaaatgcaagttaaggggctggagagaaggcttagcggttaagagcactgactagtcttctgaaggtcctgagttcaaatcccagcaaccacaaagtggctctcacaactacccgtaatgagatctgacgccctcttctggagtgtctgaagacagctacagtgtacttacatataataaataaataaatcttaaaaaaaaaaaagaaaaagaaatgcaagttgATAGTAACCttataaataaatgatcaaaTCTTTTAATGTGTCCAAAAATATATTTGAGGTTTCGCTATGAATTGACATAATTACAAGATTAAGTTTTACTTAGCCCCTTGTTTTATGTTTGCAAGGTACAGTTTAGCACAGATACCTGAAAACAGACAAAGATTGTTTAACTCAGATAGCTCGGTGGGTACTAGCCCTCAAGCCTGTCAGAGACCTGTTGAATATGGCATTTAATATGCTTAAACTTATTATATGACAGTGACTCCCAAATCCTAACAGTGATACACAACCCACTTCTTCAGGTTCTTCAAGAAGATATATAGGCAACATGACAAAGGACTAAACCTGGTTTATAGTACATTAACCAGTGGGCAGACTGGCCCACTGCCTTGCCCACTAGGGCCCAGCCTGCACTGTGGGCAAACCAGACACAGGAAAACTTACTGCTATGATTTATTGCTAAGTGTTGCTGAAGACAAGAGGAGGTCAGTCTCTCCCATGTTCCTTCTCCACAAAAAAAGGCCTCCCTCTCCTGGCCTAATGGCCAAAGACCACCTCTGACCACAGTGCAATAGGACCATAGGAATCTGGGACAACTGTCTAGATAGTGGTCTCTGTCATTTTTTATTCCAGACTGCACAAAGCACTGGAATCTCCCAATCTTAAACAGGCATCCCAGTCTTCCAGAGCTCTGACAACAATGTCTTAATTTCAGCTAAGAAGCAATCAGAAGAGATTATGTTGCCCTTATCATAAACAAAAGGCTGAAATGTCAGGGCCAAATTCTGACAGTTGGACAAAAGCCCTCATTCCTCAGGAAGTCATTTTCTTATcactggcagaagggacaaattGCTACGTAGGGTGCCTATTAGCATAACCAAGTGCATGCTGACTTCCACCCACTCCTTACCCTCAACTTCTCCAGCTCAGaagcccccatcccaccccaccccactccacctccAGCTTCTCATTCCCTTCTATTTCAGCCCTCTCTTggtcctcctctctcttcttccttcaaaccccaccaccaccatggccAAGTCCAGTttgctggccatgttcagtctactattttctctctcatctctggatTCGTCCTGATGTCTCTCcttcatatctacaataaaaaacCTTCCTCTCAACTCTACCTTGGAATAGTCATGTCAGTTTATGTACTCTGCAGAACTACACTCACACAGTATACATTCACGGACaaatttttaagggaaaaaagaaagaataaaaggaaagagcCTCTGTATCCTAATGCTCAAAACAATTGACTACAGAGACATAGGTTCCAGAGCCCTCCTTACCTGTGTGAGGGCGGAGCACTCCACATACTTGACAGCCTTCAGATCCCTCGCCAGCTTTTCAGCAGTCTCTGGAGTAATGGGCTTCTGTTTGTTCTTGGCAAGTTTCTCAATAGTAGAGGGGTCATCTCTGAGATCAATTTGGGTCCCAACAAGCAAGAAAGGAGTCTTTGGACAGTGGTGAGTTATCTCAGGCACCCACTAAAAGCAAGGTTTTAAATGCTTTGTTAATCCACAAGCCACTGAAACTGTAACAGGGCAACAGAAATTCTGTGCTTGCAGGTTTCAAGGGGCAGAACCTGACTTaccttttctttcacattttcaaaTGAGGATGGAGAGACCACTGAGAAACATACTAGAAAAACATCTGTCTGTGGATAACTTAGCGGCCGTAGTCTGTCATAATCCTCTTGCCCTAAAGAAAAAGTTAAGAGAGGTTGGCAACTGAGATCTGGTATCCTTGCGGCATTAAAATCACAGGTCAAGGGCTAAAGCTATAGGTATTTAGTATACAGAGTGATAACCTAGCACACATACAGCCTTGGATTCAAGCCCTATACCACATTAAAACCAGGCATGGTTGGCATaagcttataatctcagcactagtGAGACGAGGCAGGAAGGTTAAGTGTGAGCATGAGATCATATAAAAAATTGTCAAAGATGAGCATGGCGGAGCTAGCAAGATCACTCAGTGGTAAAGATGGTAGCTGACATGCCTAacaacctgaattcagtccccagaaaacagatggtgaaaggagaaaatcaactcccCCAAGTTTAGCTTCTTGACTTCCACATATACATGCTATGGCATGTgcttccacatacatacatacatacatacatacacacatgtaatttaaaaggaaaaaaatggagatagTGTGCATGCCCAtaaacccagaactcaggaagcagaggcactaCAAGTTTGGGTAGTCTACAAAccaagctccaagacagccaaaactacatagTAAAAGTCTTGTTTCAAAAAAGAGGAGGGCAGGGGGATTACAGCTCCGGTAACACTTCAGGTATTCAGCTCTTAGCATATCAGCCCTTAGTGACAAAGCAATTTTCCTAATCAAAGGTATAGCTTAATAATATGCTGTTTGGACAATTCTCTCTGTGCTAGTCCTATTTATATATGCCACTAAATTAAACAGCAAGGAAATTGGcatactacttttttttttaagttctttattaaTAACTCAGTAATAATGTAACAACAATAAATCATTACTACAGGTGTagcttaagaaaaaaatcatatttacttCTAGCTACTAAAGACCACAGTGAAACCACCTAACAAAATACTCTACTGAAGGCATCCACCATCCATAGTAACTACCAGACTAAACCCAATGCTCGGTCCATAGGTACATGTTAAAGTCAGTATCTGTAACTGGAAGGGCCTAGAAAAAAGGAACTTGGCAAGAATGAAGGAGATGTAAAATAATTAGGAGTTAGCCAGAGGTGAAagagtcacaaaataaaaatggcaaaaacTAAACATAGGAAGTcctaaaaaaaatggaaagacacCCTATGCTCATATGCAGGATGACTTAAGGtatcaaaaatgaatgaatgaatgaatgaatgaatgaatatacaaATAGATATAAAGATCAATTAATTGATCGATCTTGGTAGGGTGtcttgaaggggaaaaaagaaccaTGATCTGGATGAGAGAATAATAACTAGAAAGGCAAGAGTTAACCAAATCACAAGCGAATCCAATTTACAAAAACAGGCAGAAGGCTTATTAACATTTCTCCAAAGTATTGACAGGAACATAAAACTGAAACACAgaaattcctaaaataaaaacagatttttcaacTGTTCAGCAACTCCACTTACAGCTATGCAGAGCTATAAGAACTGAAAGCAGAGTCTCCAAGAAGGATTTGTTAACCTATGTTCACAGCAACATTACTAACAACAGATAAACAGGAGCAGTTCTTTGCACCAATATTTCTAGTAGTTTAAAATTGGAACCAAACAAATCAGTTCACATGTGAAAACACAACTGTGCTATATTCAGTCAGAGTAGAATAGAGCATAGCAACAAAAAGAAGCACTGGCATTTGCCTAAGAATGGCTCTCTCACATGTCAAACATAAATGACTCGTAAGAAATCCCAGAAgagtaaagaaacagaaaccatcTATGGCTGCCAAGGCCAAAACACTCTGCAAAGCAGAAGCAGAATTTTAGGATATGGATGacagatatggatatggatagaCAGATAAAATTGCTAAGAGACAACCACTGATTATGGTGGAGGTCATTAAAATTCATCAAACCTAACACCACCAAAATTAATTTTGTCATACTCAGTAACACTTTTTagctgggcacacctgtaatcccagcagtcagaagactgaggcagagagaTTTTATATTCAAAACTAACTTGGATTACATAAGGATACtctctcaaaaacataaaaaacaaacaaacaaacttttgaagaatgtttttaaatgcttacaactggccaggtgtggtggcacatgcctttaatgccagtacttgggaagcagaagcaagtagatctgtgagttcaaggccagcctgatccacataaAGAGTTCCAAGTAGCAAGGCCACAGTAAgacactgggttttttttttttttttttttttttttggtttggtttggtttggttttttggttttctttttatttaaaagactacccagaaaaaaatgaagaagccagtattaaaaacaaactgaaaataatttagagagctgttttaagaaaaaaaaaaaaaaggcacagtgCTCTCAGCTAAATGTGGTTTATGTGTAGTAAGACATTCTTTATATCTGCATTATACAGACAAAATATACTACAAAAATTTTCTAATGAAACAACCAccctaataaataaataccaagttTACAGCCTTGGTCATATTTACACAACTAAGATTATTTCATTTCATGGTCTtttgtagccctgcctggccttaaatttgttttaagaccttgagtttctgatcttcctgcttctgcccagGACTGCTGTGATTACAGACAGAACAGACTTAAGTAGTAATGCTGGGGAGTGAATCAGGGCCTCGTGCATACAAGGGGAGTATGTTAAACTAAATTACATCCCTAGTCTCCAACTGTGAGGCCAGAACAAGGAAGTGAAGGAAATGATCAGCAGACATGTTTTCTAAGCTCATCTTCTTAGTCTCTTTCCAGCCTCCAAACCCACTGGAATTTACCTAAGGATTTTCTGACTGTATTGTATCTTCTTTCATACACCCAGGATACTCCAAACTCCTATTGGCCATCCAAAGTCAAGAGAAGcttgaagggagggaagagagggaagaagcaggcaggcagataaggcaggcaggcaggcaggttttTCAGATGGGGGTCTGTCTACAGCCCTGGATGCTGGGTGTGTGACACCCATCAGTATATTCAACCCTGCTTAGCTATTAACAAAAGATAAATGATTACTGAGACACTCATTTCATGGTGTCCAAAAGACACTCAGTAGCAGCAACTGTTACAGATCAAAATATTATGAGACGTAAGTTTTCACCTGCAGTATCAAAAAGTCCAAGAGTGTATGGCTCTCCACCAATCATAACTGTGACTGCATAGTTGtcaaaaacctaaaaacaaaacaaagaaatgcaatATTGTTAGTGGGTGAGATAGCATAACTCTTAGCCATTTAACTCCTTCCCAAGAAGGAGATTCATTTTCCCTTAGTCCGTTTTCTTTTTTGTAACCAATCTCGACAACCGTGTTCTTGTATGAGCTGAATGgttcttgggggaaaaaatgaaagacttttcCCTAGGATATCTGTTTGGCACCAGCCTCATAcacaaggaaacacaaaatcGTTAAGTATATCACAGAAAGTGGGCCTTCAACTACAGAGGACCCTTACAGGCCTCTTCAATGGGGTTGGGCAGTAAAGGAAAAGTGATAGTCATTCTTTCTGACAACTAGTGGTATTGAGAAGCTTTTGAATAAAACATTTtgctaaagaaaataaatctgcttaaaaaaaaaaagaaaaaggaaaaaataaagtaggTACAGTAAAAAActtttataatcccagcacttaggaggtagaggcaggggaaaaaaagcagaccAAGGTCACTTTGACCTACTTAGTGACTTTGAAGCCACTATGGGCTATataagcctgtctcaaaaataaatataatttttttaaaaaaccacctTCAAATCTAAAAAATTTAAGACAGTGCTAGACTTTAACAATGTCCAATATGGCTGGGCGTGGGAgctctggcctctgtaagcactTGCACTCCTGTGGACATGGCAtatcacacaaataaaaattaataaaataattgattaaaGAGAACAACAGGAATGTGTCAGGTATGTTGGATAGCATCTATCTTAGCCATTTTAAATGGAGGCCCATTTAAAAATTTACCCTACTGCTATTCTTTCCCCAAcaatacacagacatataaaacACCCAGAaacccattttcttctttttttttaaaagatttatttattattataaataagtacactgtagctgttttcagatgcaccagaagagggcgtcagatctcattatgtgtggctgtgaaccaccatgtgattgctgggatttgaactcaggtcctttggaagagcatcaatgctcttacccattgagccatctcaccaaccccctaGAAGCCCGCTGTCAATTCATCACATCAAATAAAGTCATGAAAGACTTGGAAATCATGTTTGCAAGTAAAAACTCAAGACACCAAATTCCCAATGGCTATCTCACCTTACGAAATGATCCACATCACGTCTCACAAAGCCCCTTGTACCTTTAAAACATCTTCTGATTAATGGGCCAACTCAAAACTGTAGTTTTATTACCAAATTACATCCTTAAGTTCTCAGCCCTCAAAGAAACTTCATCTTCTTTCATGCAGCCTTAGCCTAACCTCACCAGCTGCGCCATCACAGAGGCTAACTATGAGTTAACTATGTTAACTATGTCTCTGAAGATTGACCTCAGGTtccagactctttttttttttttttggtcaattcCAAAAGATACGAGTTCCATAGTAGGTATATTTTGGACCCTTATAGTTCCTAAACTTACTCTCCTCTCAGCACTGAAAGGGCAAGTACATTTAACATAATTACACACGCAACTCTGAATAAATCTTGTAGCCCCAAACATGCTTTCCCAAGTATCACTCCAATCAGTGTCTCCTCTAGTTACTGAAttattcctctctctcctcttcccgtCTAAGGAGGAGTTAATACAGCAATTACAGTGAGTCTCCCAAGACTCCAGGCAGATCTGAATGCTCTTAGAAAAGTCTGCCCTCTACCCCTAAAATTCAGTGTGAAATGAAACCTCATCACTATTTAGAGAACAGCTCCACAAGGTAAGCAGAAACATTACTACTTTCTCTGAAATTATAAGATCCTTATATTTGCGCCCCAGGAGGTCTCTAGGCTTTATTAATCAATGGCACAGACACAAAAAGTCACCTCATCCCAAATGTAGGATGCACTTCTGCAAACTGACAGCCCATGCTTCATGACCTTCCAGACCTTCTTACAGACCGTGTGTCACCCCTTCTACCTAAGACTCATTTTCATCTTTTACTTTACTTACctttattattatcttatttttatatgtatatgtgctttgcctgcatgtatgtctgtgtatcacatgatTGCCCAGTGCCatcagaagtcagaaaagggcgCTGGATTCTAGGTagctatgaaccaccatgtgggtgctaggaattgaatcttgagtcctctggaagagcagccagcgttTTTAACTGTGGAGCCAACTCTCCAACCCTAGCTGTTCTATTTTAAAGTAATCATGCATGAGAAGTCAAAAACCTTTAAACTGTCAAACAGTGGGCTGCTGTGTGTGGCATTTGCTGCCAACCATGACAACCTAAGTTCAACTTAAGAGCCCACACAATGGAAAAAGACCCCTTCAAATTGTCCTCTGCcatccacacatacaccacagcaGGACACAGGtatgtacatataacacacaccccacaaagtAATAAAGgtagtaaaatttaattttttttaaaagggcaaGACAGTCAAAAATAGTGTAGGCAGGCCAAGTGTTTTCCAATGGACAGACACTACATTACAATCTT is a window of Mus caroli chromosome 4, CAROLI_EIJ_v1.1, whole genome shotgun sequence DNA encoding:
- the Cdc42 gene encoding cell division control protein 42 homolog isoform X2 yields the protein MQTIKCVVVGDGAVGKTCLLISYTTNKFPSEYVPTVFDNYAVTVMIGGEPYTLGLFDTAGQEDYDRLRPLSYPQTDVFLVCFSVVSPSSFENVKEKWVPEITHHCPKTPFLLVGTQIDLRDDPSTIEKLAKNKQKPITPETAEKLARDLKAVKYVECSALTQRGLKNVFDEAILAALEPPETQPKRKCCIF
- the Cdc42 gene encoding cell division control protein 42 homolog isoform X1; this encodes MQTIKCVVVGDGAVGKTCLLISYTTNKFPSEYVPTVFDNYAVTVMIGGEPYTLGLFDTAGQEDYDRLRPLSYPQTDVFLVCFSVVSPSSFENVKEKWVPEITHHCPKTPFLLVGTQIDLRDDPSTIEKLAKNKQKPITPETAEKLARDLKAVKYVECSALTQKGLKNVFDEAILAALEPPEPKKSRRCVLL